The following are encoded together in the Thermoanaerobaculia bacterium genome:
- a CDS encoding amidohydrolase, with the protein MPSPTRHSAGLLFSLTGLFALQLATPPPALGAGADTARPAVASPLAAEIDRRAAAVEGKLIEWRRHLHQNPELSGREVETAKFVTARLAAMGLEPRPIAGTGVVAVVSGRLPGATIALRADMDALPVREEVDLPFASRAAGTYEGKTVPVMHACGHDAHTAMLLAAAEVLAGLRDRLPGRVVLLFQPAEEGVPAAEGIAGAERMIAEGALDDPKVDAVFGIHAFAGLESGLLGYRRGSLLAAGDRFEIEIQGRQAHGSKPWSGIDPIVAGSAIVTALQTLVSRESDLTHEPVVITVGQFDAGVRSNIIPDRARLVGTMRTFDEAMRTDLEKRMRRMVERVAEGYGATAKVTFEPGYPVTANDARLVDQFLPTLERVAPARVREASKITASEDFSLYAQRVPGVFLFLGITPPAGLATAAGNHSPLFYVDESALPTGVRAYAQVAADYLFAHAKTKGKP; encoded by the coding sequence ATGCCCAGCCCGACCCGCCACAGCGCCGGCCTGCTCTTTTCCCTTACTGGTCTTTTCGCGCTCCAGCTCGCGACCCCGCCTCCTGCGCTCGGCGCCGGCGCGGATACCGCGCGCCCGGCCGTCGCCAGCCCCCTCGCCGCCGAGATCGACCGCAGGGCAGCGGCGGTCGAGGGCAAGCTGATCGAGTGGCGCCGCCACCTGCATCAGAACCCCGAGCTCTCCGGTCGCGAGGTCGAGACGGCGAAGTTCGTGACCGCGCGCCTCGCGGCGATGGGGCTCGAGCCGCGCCCGATCGCCGGTACCGGCGTCGTCGCGGTCGTCTCCGGAAGGCTTCCGGGCGCGACGATCGCGCTGCGCGCCGACATGGATGCGTTGCCGGTCCGGGAGGAGGTCGACCTGCCGTTCGCGAGTCGCGCCGCCGGCACCTACGAGGGCAAGACCGTGCCGGTGATGCACGCCTGCGGTCACGACGCCCATACCGCGATGCTCCTCGCCGCCGCCGAGGTTCTGGCCGGCCTGCGCGATCGCCTGCCGGGGCGCGTCGTGCTGCTCTTCCAGCCGGCTGAAGAGGGCGTGCCGGCCGCCGAAGGGATCGCCGGCGCCGAGCGCATGATCGCCGAAGGGGCGCTCGACGATCCGAAGGTCGACGCCGTCTTCGGCATCCACGCCTTCGCCGGCCTCGAGAGCGGTCTCCTGGGCTACCGCCGCGGTTCGCTGCTGGCGGCCGGCGACCGCTTCGAGATCGAGATCCAGGGCAGGCAGGCGCACGGCTCGAAGCCGTGGTCCGGAATCGACCCGATCGTCGCCGGAAGCGCCATCGTCACCGCGCTCCAGACGCTGGTGTCGCGCGAGTCCGACCTCACCCACGAGCCGGTCGTCATCACGGTCGGCCAGTTCGACGCCGGGGTGCGCAGCAACATCATCCCCGATCGCGCCCGGCTCGTGGGCACGATGCGCACCTTCGACGAGGCGATGCGCACCGACCTCGAGAAGCGCATGCGGCGGATGGTCGAGCGCGTCGCGGAGGGCTACGGCGCCACCGCCAAAGTGACTTTCGAACCCGGCTATCCGGTGACCGCCAACGACGCCCGCCTCGTGGACCAGTTCCTCCCGACGCTCGAGCGCGTGGCGCCCGCGCGGGTGCGCGAGGCATCGAAGATCACGGCATCGGAGGACTTCTCGCTCTACGCCCAGCGAGTGCCCGGAGTCTTCCTCTTTCTCGGCATCACTCCGCCGGCCGGGCTGGCCACCGCGGCGGGCAACCACTCACCACTGTTCTACGTCGACGAGTCGGCGCTCCCGACCGGCGTGCGTGCCTACGCCCAGGTCGCCGCCGACTACCTGTTCGCGCATGCGAAGACGAAAGGAAAGCCATGA